A single region of the Saprospiraceae bacterium genome encodes:
- a CDS encoding SDR family oxidoreductase translates to MSSLQINNLFSVKDKTVLVTGGSRGIGLMIASAFVENGAKVYISSRKASVCVAVAEALSTQGTCIAIPADLSTKEGRDQLVATLKEHMTALDVLVNNAGANWGAKFEDYPEDGYDKVMDLNVKSIFYLTQDLMPLLLNSASIENPARVINIGSIDGIRVSTMDNSAYGMSKAAVHHLSKILAIKFAGKGITVNAIAPGPFPSKMTEKMLDTFQQHVEQANPMKRIGVPGDMGGIALLLASPAGSYVNGTVIPVDGGMHLMTAL, encoded by the coding sequence ATGTCTTCACTTCAAATCAACAACCTTTTTTCAGTTAAAGATAAAACGGTGTTAGTCACTGGAGGGTCAAGGGGAATCGGTCTGATGATCGCTAGTGCCTTCGTAGAAAACGGCGCAAAGGTCTATATATCCTCGCGAAAAGCCAGTGTATGTGTCGCCGTAGCAGAAGCCTTATCTACCCAGGGAACCTGTATCGCTATTCCAGCTGATTTATCCACCAAAGAGGGACGCGACCAATTAGTGGCCACCCTAAAGGAACACATGACGGCCCTAGATGTCCTGGTCAATAATGCCGGCGCCAACTGGGGGGCGAAGTTTGAAGATTACCCTGAAGACGGCTATGATAAGGTTATGGATTTGAATGTCAAATCTATTTTTTACCTGACCCAGGATTTGATGCCCCTGCTGCTAAATAGTGCTTCTATTGAAAACCCTGCCAGGGTAATTAATATTGGCTCTATCGATGGGATTCGTGTATCTACCATGGACAATTCAGCTTATGGTATGAGTAAAGCAGCGGTTCACCATTTATCCAAAATCCTGGCCATTAAATTTGCGGGGAAAGGCATCACAGTCAATGCAATTGCACCTGGTCCTTTCCCTAGTAAAATGACAGAAAAAATGCTGGATACCTTCCAACAGCATGTAGAACAGGCCAATCCAATGAAACGCATTGGCGTTCCGGGTGATATGGGGGGCATTGCGCTGTTGTTAGCGTCCCCCGCAGGTTCGTACGTCAATGGAACCGTTATCCCCGTAGATGGAGGAATGCATCTAATGACAGCGCTTTAG
- a CDS encoding TIM barrel protein has protein sequence MMKRRNFLKNATAAVAAMGVTANALSTTQPSLIQKRIDIAIATICLDGFGDENFEPAFSMIPEIGIKNVEFNVWYPRNITPSGIASIRDRCYETGLRPISLQGTSFGGEGNVVKDVSHKLWLMTQAKALGANIVKFTGSKRGTAGGLDSVIKVLKELAPAAEEMDVTVVVENHANNNIENIADYDSIFEAVDSSHIGMCLDMGHFDGASVSNFDVIKRFHTKIFHIDIKDTIAFGTYKTVPLGSGSTDCVGIVKDLVDRGYQGYMVIEQAPPMEGLDLIQEMRRIKDIFMPFVKAG, from the coding sequence ATGATGAAAAGGAGGAATTTTCTAAAAAATGCAACCGCTGCTGTAGCTGCGATGGGTGTAACAGCCAATGCCCTCAGTACCACCCAGCCTTCTCTCATACAAAAGAGGATAGATATAGCCATTGCCACCATTTGCCTTGATGGGTTTGGCGACGAAAATTTTGAGCCAGCCTTCTCCATGATCCCCGAAATAGGTATTAAGAATGTAGAATTTAATGTTTGGTACCCGCGGAATATTACGCCTAGTGGTATCGCAAGTATCCGGGATCGATGCTATGAAACAGGGCTTCGGCCAATTAGCTTGCAAGGTACCTCCTTTGGGGGCGAGGGGAATGTTGTCAAGGATGTTAGCCACAAATTATGGCTAATGACTCAAGCCAAAGCACTGGGCGCAAATATTGTTAAGTTTACTGGCTCTAAAAGAGGAACAGCAGGTGGGTTGGATAGTGTGATTAAGGTGTTAAAAGAGCTGGCACCAGCCGCCGAAGAAATGGATGTTACGGTCGTAGTGGAAAATCACGCCAATAACAATATCGAGAATATAGCAGATTATGATTCGATTTTTGAAGCGGTTGATTCCTCGCATATTGGCATGTGTTTAGATATGGGGCATTTTGATGGTGCCAGTGTTAGTAATTTTGATGTTATTAAACGCTTTCATACCAAAATTTTTCACATTGACATCAAGGATACCATTGCCTTTGGAACTTACAAGACGGTTCCGCTAGGTTCCGGTTCCACCGATTGTGTAGGGATTGTCAAGGATTTGGTGGATAGGGGATACCAGGGCTATATGGTGATCGAGCAAGCCCCTCCAATGGAAGGGCTAGACTTGATCCAGGAGATGAGGCGCATCAAGGACATTTTTATGCCCTTTGTGAAAGCAGGGTAA
- a CDS encoding histidine triad nucleotide-binding protein, translating to MRPFKSSLLCCLLLISFPLISPCQSEAYQQQKAEKLAQKSPFEKIIDRELPATIEYEDDDIIAFIPLRRQAPVHLLIVPKKRIPTLNDLTPGDEILLGKMFLVAQKLAKEKGIAETGYRTVFNNNEDAGQSVFHLHMHLLGAKKLGPMVTQDYVEEKKN from the coding sequence ATGAGACCATTTAAGTCATCCCTCCTCTGCTGTCTTCTTTTGATAAGTTTCCCACTTATTTCGCCTTGCCAGAGCGAGGCTTATCAACAGCAAAAAGCAGAAAAATTAGCTCAAAAAAGCCCTTTTGAAAAAATAATTGATCGGGAATTACCAGCCACCATTGAATATGAGGATGATGACATCATCGCCTTTATTCCACTCCGGCGACAGGCCCCCGTTCACCTGTTGATTGTTCCGAAAAAACGGATACCAACCCTAAATGACCTTACTCCAGGAGACGAAATCCTGCTTGGCAAAATGTTTCTTGTCGCCCAAAAACTCGCCAAAGAAAAAGGAATAGCAGAAACGGGCTATCGGACCGTTTTTAACAACAATGAAGATGCGGGGCAATCCGTTTTTCACCTGCACATGCATCTTTTGGGTGCGAAAAAGCTGGGGCCCATGGTTACCCAAGATTATGTAGAGGAGAAGAAAAATTGA
- a CDS encoding FtsX-like permease family protein, producing MKSKLPTPPKWADRFLVWFCSEELLEEIQGDLHEAFQHRVSTYGHAKAKQLFVSDVFRFFKPYAFEKYSRAKQFIPMYNNYFKIALRNILHRKGVTTINLLGLALGVSVIMLIGFYLENELTYDHSTPDHNRVFRLMNHYRDQTYTPMRFKDYNETAPAEQLRLLEYLQQSEDLEVACHFVPSSSAISNTNQFYVATEGKRFVAENALYTNSGKAFQQIFPQQFLLGTPEGAFNDFNTIVLTATLASKWFGRDWPSQQLIGKSLQIGEEIVELAGVIANVPNNVHYNFDFILHQKSIPSWAAYTYLKVKPKTDIEAVVARLNADIDKIYPGYSEDILSKGVSAVALKDIHFTTDTLYELKPVANKAYLSTFGLVGLVILLIILANYTNLSIAMYADRQKELGMRKVLGARPQDISFQLLTEAILLALLCAPFCWFIVRTALPHFNQLMGMELSPALMFKGSTLLFLMGILALMGFLSGIYPALVYGRRSSLRLFGKTFQMASNSWYFNFRNILLTGQFMMLVGLLSITYFIYQQMEYVRNKDLGYQREGIIYFDIDGAEKYTKLKDALAAIPEVEAVGANGVPGSDMYNQSTYKLKDIAVTLSDGTEQYMDYGSIKTLGISCEVCAQLEAGKDRIFVINRTAAEKLAKIKGIKQEELIGETLITEPEWENETYGNGIPHIIDGIIEDYKYFSLKYPDQSQLLTVTAQPGWAYEMLVRANTQDWAATLTKIEAAYAEVETVRPFHFTFLEDRLNKLYTDDRRAGVLMGGLSLVAIILALMGLAGIVSFLAYGRQKEIGIRKVLGASTCNILLKFNQEFMLLMGIATLIALPIALLLSAKWLERFAFRIEPQPWVVLGAGFLAAVLVFLLVTLQASRAANKHPVEVLRAD from the coding sequence ATGAAAAGCAAGTTACCAACTCCTCCCAAATGGGCCGATCGCTTTTTAGTGTGGTTCTGTTCAGAAGAACTATTGGAAGAGATCCAAGGTGATTTACATGAGGCTTTTCAGCATCGAGTTAGTACCTATGGCCATGCTAAAGCAAAGCAGCTGTTTGTATCCGATGTATTTCGCTTTTTCAAACCTTATGCCTTTGAAAAATACTCACGGGCAAAACAATTTATTCCGATGTACAACAATTATTTCAAAATTGCCCTACGCAATATCTTGCATCGCAAAGGGGTTACGACCATTAACCTGCTGGGACTTGCATTGGGGGTTTCGGTCATTATGCTGATTGGCTTTTACTTGGAAAATGAACTGACTTACGATCACTCGACACCTGATCATAATCGCGTTTTCCGACTAATGAATCACTATCGGGACCAGACCTATACCCCCATGAGATTCAAAGATTATAATGAGACTGCTCCAGCAGAACAATTGCGACTATTGGAATATTTACAGCAATCTGAGGACCTGGAAGTAGCCTGCCATTTTGTACCCTCCTCATCAGCGATTAGTAATACCAACCAATTTTATGTAGCAACGGAGGGGAAACGTTTTGTTGCCGAAAATGCGTTGTATACAAATAGCGGTAAAGCCTTTCAACAAATTTTTCCGCAGCAATTTCTCCTGGGAACACCTGAAGGTGCTTTTAATGATTTTAACACCATTGTGCTAACAGCGACGCTAGCCAGTAAATGGTTTGGGCGAGATTGGCCATCCCAACAGTTGATCGGAAAGTCACTCCAAATAGGAGAAGAAATAGTTGAATTGGCCGGAGTAATCGCCAATGTTCCAAATAATGTCCACTACAATTTTGATTTTATCCTTCACCAAAAATCCATCCCTTCTTGGGCGGCTTACACTTATTTAAAGGTAAAACCCAAAACCGATATCGAGGCCGTTGTAGCCAGGCTAAATGCTGATATTGATAAGATTTATCCAGGTTATTCGGAAGATATTTTGTCTAAAGGTGTTTCAGCCGTTGCACTAAAGGACATCCATTTTACAACAGATACCTTATATGAATTAAAACCGGTCGCCAATAAGGCTTATCTCAGTACTTTTGGTCTGGTGGGATTGGTCATTCTATTGATTATTTTAGCCAATTATACCAATTTGTCCATTGCCATGTACGCCGATCGCCAAAAGGAATTGGGCATGCGCAAAGTACTTGGTGCCAGGCCACAGGACATTTCTTTCCAGCTTTTGACGGAGGCTATTTTATTGGCTTTACTTTGTGCCCCTTTCTGTTGGTTTATTGTCCGAACCGCCCTGCCCCATTTCAATCAGTTAATGGGAATGGAGCTAAGCCCTGCCTTGATGTTTAAGGGTTCTACCCTCCTTTTTTTGATGGGAATCTTAGCGCTAATGGGTTTCCTCAGCGGAATTTACCCGGCCCTAGTCTACGGCAGGCGTTCTTCGCTACGCCTTTTCGGAAAAACCTTCCAAATGGCCTCCAATAGCTGGTATTTCAACTTTAGAAATATCCTCTTGACAGGCCAATTTATGATGCTAGTTGGACTGCTGAGTATTACTTATTTTATTTACCAGCAAATGGAATATGTTCGCAACAAGGACCTGGGCTATCAACGAGAAGGTATCATCTATTTCGATATTGATGGGGCAGAAAAATACACGAAGCTAAAAGACGCATTAGCGGCCATTCCTGAGGTCGAAGCGGTGGGAGCCAATGGAGTGCCGGGTTCGGATATGTACAACCAATCGACTTATAAACTGAAAGACATAGCGGTAACCTTATCCGATGGTACCGAGCAATATATGGACTACGGGTCCATCAAAACCTTAGGCATTTCCTGTGAAGTTTGCGCTCAATTGGAGGCAGGCAAAGACCGCATTTTTGTCATCAATCGCACGGCAGCAGAAAAATTGGCAAAGATCAAAGGAATAAAACAGGAAGAGCTGATTGGAGAGACCCTGATCACCGAGCCAGAATGGGAAAATGAAACCTACGGCAATGGCATACCTCATATTATAGATGGTATCATTGAGGATTACAAATATTTCAGCTTGAAATACCCTGATCAGTCTCAGTTGTTGACGGTGACGGCGCAACCTGGCTGGGCTTATGAAATGCTCGTGCGAGCCAATACGCAGGACTGGGCCGCCACGCTAACAAAAATTGAAGCAGCTTATGCTGAGGTAGAAACCGTACGCCCCTTCCATTTCACGTTTCTTGAAGATCGGCTCAACAAGCTGTATACTGACGATCGTCGGGCAGGTGTACTGATGGGAGGCCTTAGCCTTGTGGCTATTATATTGGCCTTGATGGGCCTGGCAGGTATCGTTTCCTTCCTTGCTTATGGCCGCCAAAAAGAGATCGGCATTCGCAAAGTGCTAGGGGCCTCTACTTGCAATATTTTGCTGAAATTCAATCAGGAATTCATGCTATTAATGGGAATAGCGACCCTGATAGCATTACCTATCGCACTGTTATTATCTGCCAAATGGTTAGAGCGTTTCGCCTTCCGCATTGAGCCGCAGCCGTGGGTCGTGTTGGGTGCAGGCTTCCTGGCTGCTGTATTGGTTTTCCTCCTGGTGACCTTACAGGCCAGTCGGGCGGCGAATAAACACCCGGTTGAAGTTTTGCGGGCAGATTAA
- a CDS encoding helix-turn-helix transcriptional regulator has protein sequence MQGLGYLEETILLLIMVMEEEVYGFSVSEAYAQHMGKSISISAVHSVMSRLEQKGLIESHMGESTAERGGRRKRIFEATAKGKKVIAEIKASRQKLWDLIPYLQ, from the coding sequence ATGCAAGGACTCGGTTACTTAGAAGAAACGATTTTACTCCTAATTATGGTTATGGAGGAAGAAGTTTATGGTTTTTCCGTGAGTGAAGCCTATGCACAACACATGGGTAAATCCATTTCCATTAGTGCGGTGCATTCGGTGATGTCTCGCTTGGAACAAAAAGGGCTGATTGAGAGCCACATGGGCGAATCCACAGCCGAACGAGGGGGACGAAGGAAGCGGATTTTCGAGGCAACCGCAAAGGGTAAGAAGGTCATTGCAGAAATTAAAGCGTCTCGTCAAAAGTTATGGGACTTAATTCCATACCTCCAATGA
- a CDS encoding SGNH/GDSL hydrolase family protein, producing the protein MKNKTYSNPRRNFLKKSSLALAGAASIPSFHLMGANPSFAAIPKGLTILMQGDSITDAGRDKAQYYANQTGGMGSGYVYQIVSQLLGTEPQSELRFYNRGISGHKVFQLADRWEDDCLQIKPDVLSILIGVNDFWHTLNGRYDGTVKVFAKDLRKLLDRTKKAMPNVKLILGEPFAVKGGTAIGPEWDKDFPAYREAVKTIAKDYGAVLIPYQSVFDKALELAPVSYWCPDGVHPSMAGAHLMAKAWIEGFRGLYK; encoded by the coding sequence ATGAAAAACAAAACGTATTCCAATCCAAGAAGAAATTTTCTTAAAAAAAGTTCATTGGCTTTAGCTGGTGCAGCGAGCATCCCGTCCTTCCACTTAATGGGAGCCAATCCCTCATTTGCTGCTATTCCGAAGGGCTTGACGATTCTCATGCAAGGCGATTCCATCACTGATGCCGGTCGTGACAAAGCCCAATACTATGCCAATCAGACGGGGGGGATGGGATCTGGTTATGTTTACCAAATTGTCTCTCAGCTATTGGGCACTGAGCCCCAAAGTGAGCTGCGTTTTTACAATAGAGGGATTAGCGGCCATAAAGTCTTCCAACTGGCTGACCGTTGGGAAGATGATTGTCTCCAAATCAAACCGGATGTGTTGAGTATCCTCATTGGGGTAAACGATTTTTGGCATACCCTCAATGGTCGATACGATGGTACCGTAAAAGTTTTTGCCAAAGACCTTCGCAAGTTGCTCGATCGCACCAAAAAAGCGATGCCTAATGTCAAATTGATCCTAGGGGAGCCCTTTGCGGTTAAAGGCGGTACGGCCATTGGACCGGAGTGGGACAAAGATTTCCCGGCTTACCGCGAAGCGGTCAAAACCATTGCCAAAGATTATGGTGCTGTTTTGATTCCTTATCAAAGTGTTTTTGATAAAGCCCTGGAACTTGCGCCCGTCTCTTATTGGTGCCCTGATGGCGTACACCCGTCTATGGCTGGCGCCCACTTGATGGCTAAAGCATGGATAGAGGGCTTTAGGGGATTGTATAAATAA
- a CDS encoding DUF1801 domain-containing protein gives MQSKATTPEAYLNELPADRKEAIGKLRQVFLENLPEGFVEQMSYGMLGYVVPHSIYPAGYHCDPKLPLPFMNLASQKNFIAVYHSGIYTDENLLNWFKAEYGKRIKAKLDMGKSCIRFKKVEHIPYDLMGELATKITVQEWIATYESKVKR, from the coding sequence ATGCAATCAAAAGCCACTACACCGGAAGCCTACCTCAATGAACTCCCAGCAGACAGGAAAGAGGCTATCGGGAAATTACGACAGGTCTTCCTTGAAAACCTGCCAGAAGGATTTGTTGAACAAATGAGTTATGGTATGCTGGGCTATGTTGTCCCGCATTCTATTTATCCTGCGGGTTATCATTGTGATCCTAAACTACCCTTGCCTTTCATGAATCTGGCTTCCCAGAAAAATTTTATTGCCGTGTATCATTCCGGTATTTATACCGATGAAAATTTGCTCAATTGGTTTAAAGCGGAGTATGGTAAACGGATAAAGGCCAAATTAGATATGGGTAAAAGTTGTATTCGATTCAAAAAAGTGGAACATATTCCCTACGATTTGATGGGAGAATTGGCTACAAAAATAACCGTACAAGAATGGATTGCCACCTATGAGTCAAAAGTAAAAAGGTAG
- a CDS encoding methyltransferase domain-containing protein, whose amino-acid sequence MFSNQQIADYYNTTKVHYDRGWDLRYSLAMHYGYWDEKTKNFRSSLNRMNEALASFGGIQSGAVVLDAGCGVGGSSIFLAKELGCKVTGISLSEQQVESARNNAKAKRVELSTRFEKADFRSTPFEAASFDVVWALESAVYDAEKHDFLQEVFRLLKPGGRLILGEYIKTPQVMRPREKKIFYKWLNAWAITDLSTLDHLKAVATARGFQQVEIKNVTPQIRKSSWRMFYGSFFLTVLSTLYRWYNPRVSPFADKHYLGLRYQYSSLRQQLWAYYFICMTK is encoded by the coding sequence ATGTTTTCTAATCAGCAAATTGCCGACTATTACAATACGACCAAAGTTCATTATGACCGAGGATGGGATTTGCGCTATAGCCTCGCCATGCATTATGGGTATTGGGATGAAAAGACCAAGAACTTTCGGTCTTCTTTAAACCGCATGAACGAAGCCCTGGCTAGTTTCGGAGGAATACAATCAGGAGCGGTCGTGCTGGATGCTGGATGTGGAGTGGGCGGCTCTTCGATTTTTCTAGCCAAGGAATTGGGCTGCAAGGTGACGGGGATTTCGCTCAGCGAACAACAGGTGGAAAGCGCGCGAAATAATGCCAAGGCAAAGAGGGTTGAACTATCTACTCGATTTGAAAAGGCAGATTTCAGATCTACCCCCTTCGAAGCGGCCTCTTTCGACGTGGTTTGGGCATTGGAGAGCGCTGTTTATGATGCTGAAAAGCACGATTTTTTGCAAGAAGTCTTTCGATTACTCAAACCAGGCGGCCGATTGATCTTAGGAGAATACATTAAAACACCACAGGTGATGCGCCCCCGCGAAAAAAAGATTTTTTATAAGTGGTTAAACGCTTGGGCCATTACGGACCTAAGCACACTCGATCACCTCAAAGCAGTGGCGACGGCGAGAGGGTTTCAGCAGGTAGAGATAAAAAATGTCACGCCTCAAATTAGAAAATCTTCCTGGCGCATGTTTTACGGTTCTTTTTTTCTAACGGTACTGTCCACGCTATATCGATGGTATAACCCCAGGGTCAGTCCATTTGCAGATAAACATTACCTGGGGCTGCGCTATCAATATTCCTCGCTGCGGCAACAACTGTGGGCCTACTATTTCATTTGTATGACAAAATAA
- a CDS encoding alpha/beta hydrolase has product MPHLETFHQTSDGEKLYLQAWEPETPRKGAVLIVHGLGEHSGRYAHFAAYLNQSGYAVYTFDGRGHGKSSLPSPTAYFASVEDYLKDIDDLFHKMKKYVEGVPCFIFGHSMGGGLVTQYVLNYQPALNGVLLSGSALLPGDDISPFLIKISTFMSKVAPKLRAVKLDSSHLSHDPEVMQKYNADELVYSKGIPARTGAELIAMMNTIQANMTKFDAPVLIMHGTEDHLTNIKGSEMLYEKASSIDKTLKLYEGFYHEILNEVEKETVMKDIVDWMNNRLTNA; this is encoded by the coding sequence ATGCCACATCTCGAAACTTTTCACCAAACAAGTGATGGGGAAAAATTATACCTCCAAGCCTGGGAGCCAGAAACCCCGCGAAAAGGAGCGGTGCTCATCGTCCATGGCTTGGGAGAACACAGTGGTCGGTATGCCCACTTTGCCGCTTATTTGAATCAATCAGGTTATGCCGTCTATACCTTTGACGGGCGTGGCCATGGTAAATCTTCCTTGCCTAGCCCCACTGCCTATTTTGCCAGTGTCGAGGATTACCTCAAGGATATAGATGATCTTTTCCATAAAATGAAAAAATACGTGGAAGGTGTTCCCTGCTTCATTTTTGGACACAGCATGGGTGGCGGACTTGTTACCCAATATGTACTAAACTACCAACCGGCACTAAATGGTGTACTGCTTAGTGGCTCCGCGTTGCTTCCCGGAGATGATATTTCACCCTTTTTAATCAAAATCTCCACTTTTATGAGTAAAGTTGCCCCTAAACTCCGAGCGGTAAAACTCGATAGTAGCCACCTTTCGCACGACCCGGAAGTGATGCAAAAATACAATGCCGATGAATTAGTTTATTCCAAAGGTATTCCTGCACGCACGGGGGCGGAGCTCATCGCTATGATGAATACCATTCAGGCTAATATGACGAAATTCGATGCGCCCGTTTTAATTATGCACGGAACAGAAGATCACCTAACCAATATAAAAGGTAGTGAAATGCTGTATGAAAAAGCCAGTTCAATTGATAAAACCCTCAAGCTTTACGAAGGCTTCTACCACGAAATATTGAATGAAGTGGAGAAAGAAACGGTCATGAAAGATATCGTAGACTGGATGAATAACAGGTTGACGAATGCATGA
- a CDS encoding DUF6624 domain-containing protein, protein MKYFQLIILLLLSSVACRPTATQTVQSTAIDLSGAIEAIRKTAAVENALVGFQLLDVQCDSMVPMLSEAYRLDQEVRKTGGDMELVDQKNQQVVISILEKCGFPTAEVVGRQGFDAIFFVMQHSDGGIMGYYYPQIAAAVDRGEITKSAFALMQDRLLMYNGYKQVYGSQIMNDHLYELQAPETVNERRAEVGLEPIETYLQYFNLDYEKELARMREGLK, encoded by the coding sequence ATGAAGTATTTCCAACTTATAATCCTTTTGTTGCTAAGTAGCGTAGCCTGCCGACCTACGGCAACCCAAACCGTGCAAAGCACAGCTATAGACCTGTCAGGAGCCATCGAGGCGATAAGGAAAACAGCTGCCGTGGAAAACGCGCTGGTGGGCTTCCAGCTTTTGGACGTCCAGTGTGACAGTATGGTTCCTATGCTTTCGGAAGCATACCGGCTGGATCAGGAAGTGCGCAAAACAGGCGGGGATATGGAGTTGGTTGATCAAAAAAACCAGCAGGTGGTCATTTCTATTTTGGAAAAATGTGGATTCCCCACCGCCGAAGTGGTAGGGAGGCAAGGCTTTGATGCCATCTTTTTTGTGATGCAACATTCAGATGGCGGCATCATGGGGTATTATTACCCACAAATAGCCGCAGCGGTCGACCGGGGCGAAATAACTAAAAGTGCCTTTGCCCTCATGCAAGATCGTCTATTGATGTACAATGGCTATAAACAGGTTTATGGCTCCCAAATTATGAATGACCACCTGTATGAATTACAAGCTCCCGAGACGGTGAATGAAAGAAGAGCCGAGGTTGGCCTGGAACCAATTGAAACCTATCTGCAATATTTCAACTTGGATTATGAAAAAGAACTGGCCAGGATGAGGGAGGGCTTGAAATAG
- a CDS encoding Dabb family protein — MKYLPFFAAVLLLTMGCNSSTGTPETANAQASATAAEAPMAKKQLRHVVLFKFKETATAADIKQVEDAFTALPTKIPQIKGYEWGTNNSPEGLDKGFTHCFFLTFDSEEDRAIYLPHPDHKAFGAVLGPHLDDVLVVDYWTGG, encoded by the coding sequence ATGAAATATTTACCTTTTTTTGCAGCAGTATTACTGCTTACCATGGGGTGTAACTCCAGTACAGGAACCCCTGAAACAGCCAATGCCCAGGCCAGCGCAACGGCGGCCGAAGCCCCCATGGCTAAAAAACAACTTCGCCACGTCGTCCTCTTTAAGTTTAAAGAAACGGCTACAGCTGCGGATATCAAACAGGTAGAGGATGCCTTCACTGCCTTGCCCACCAAGATTCCACAGATCAAAGGGTATGAATGGGGGACCAATAACAGCCCAGAGGGTTTGGATAAAGGTTTTACACATTGTTTCTTTCTAACCTTCGATAGTGAGGAGGACCGAGCCATTTATCTGCCACATCCCGATCATAAGGCTTTTGGTGCGGTATTAGGACCACACTTAGATGATGTATTGGTAGTGGATTATTGGACGGGAGGATAA
- a CDS encoding DUF4412 domain-containing protein — MKVKFLFTLILVLCTCVANLSFAQTRAEKKAKDRANQNVDRKIDESVDKAFNKIEGLFKKKEKKKEESTTKTGAETKEDSQAESKEDDAQAAEESQEMANNILKNMGMGNNEPWEPIKNDFPFSFDADITLTDKKGEVQKMAVKYVFDTWETGFRYTMEDGTEMQMILNNQEGSLTTVMDQGGEKQGFKMRQRKVNLEETDMGKYDDFKITKTGRSKTTEGGYFAHEYEIISEDGTGTTWITEDVSKDMLSAMQRAFSQYSNGKQKKNQKVPMLINYGIEGFPVENHFVDKNGKDKMDMIMKNLKMGNDIDKSPLKTDGVKIMSVGF, encoded by the coding sequence ATGAAAGTTAAATTTCTTTTTACGCTCATACTTGTATTGTGTACTTGTGTTGCTAACCTCAGTTTTGCCCAAACCAGAGCTGAAAAAAAAGCAAAGGATCGTGCTAATCAAAATGTAGATCGCAAAATTGATGAATCTGTTGATAAGGCCTTCAATAAAATCGAAGGCTTGTTCAAAAAGAAAGAAAAGAAAAAAGAGGAAAGTACAACTAAAACCGGGGCCGAGACTAAAGAGGATAGCCAAGCGGAATCAAAGGAAGACGATGCTCAAGCAGCTGAAGAAAGCCAGGAAATGGCCAATAATATCCTGAAAAACATGGGGATGGGAAATAATGAGCCCTGGGAGCCCATTAAAAACGATTTCCCTTTTAGCTTTGATGCAGACATAACCCTTACTGATAAGAAGGGAGAAGTGCAAAAAATGGCAGTGAAATACGTATTTGACACCTGGGAAACCGGCTTCCGGTACACCATGGAAGATGGTACAGAGATGCAAATGATCCTCAACAACCAAGAGGGGTCCTTGACGACAGTGATGGACCAGGGAGGTGAAAAACAAGGGTTTAAAATGCGCCAACGAAAAGTGAACCTGGAAGAGACTGATATGGGAAAATACGATGATTTTAAAATCACTAAAACCGGGCGCAGCAAAACAACTGAAGGAGGATATTTTGCGCATGAATATGAAATCATTTCTGAGGACGGTACGGGAACAACCTGGATTACAGAAGATGTTTCAAAGGATATGTTAAGTGCCATGCAAAGGGCCTTCTCCCAATATTCGAATGGTAAGCAAAAGAAGAACCAAAAAGTACCTATGCTAATAAATTATGGGATAGAGGGATTTCCCGTAGAAAATCACTTTGTCGACAAAAATGGCAAAGATAAAATGGATATGATCATGAAAAACCTGAAGATGGGCAATGATATTGATAAATCGCCCCTCAAAACAGATGGTGTGAAAATCATGAGTGTGGGCTTTTGA